Genomic segment of Notolabrus celidotus isolate fNotCel1 chromosome 1, fNotCel1.pri, whole genome shotgun sequence:
agttGTGTTGATCATTAACCCAATGGTCGGTAATGTACCCtcgtttcatgttttttggatTACCTATGGACATTTCAGCTCGAAGTCTGTCCTTCAGTAGGGTGTTTTGTGGTACTTTGAAGCGGTTTAGCACACAGACTTTTAACATTCGCTAGCTAAGTGGATGCTTTGCACGAGGACTAGTTTAGCTAACTCAGCTTGCTAATGCTACTTTTCATCATTCCGGCCTGGAGGTGAAGCTCGTGATGGTCGTGACCGAAGTGCTAAGAGACTGCTAGAAGAGTGCCTttggattgtattttattttatttttcctccgGACATCGCTCACGGGAGTCTATGCCTGGACCAGCAGACGGGGATTTCGCCGCCATCTTAGGACACGgggtttgtttcctcctcttccagtGAACTTGGACCACGCACTGAACTACTTAAACCGGTACTGTTTATTTTGTCTGCTCATAGCGTGAAGCATCCGTTAAGTTTGGACCCCATCGCTCCCAAGCATCGCTCAGGCCTGCAACTATAAGGTTTCTATGGTTAAATAAGCCggctggtgtgagtgtgtgtgtgattggtgaGTGGGCCCCTCACATAGTTTATTACAGTATAAAATCTAAGAGCAGATGTGAATATTGTTTGCTTACATGTTAAGTAAATTATAAGTTTTGCATTTAACTTACTGTTTGGTCATTTTGCctgtttttaagtgtgtgtgtgtgtctgtgatcgGTTCACTGAGAGTGTTAAAGGTGTAGTAAGTAATATAACACTTTAAAGAGTACATAGGTAGGACTTAAGAGgcagtaaattaaataaagtagttGACCTATATTAGTCTCTAATATTACATAGAAAACCTAGGAAGCCCTTACCTAGAACAGTGGGTAGAGGTGGGCtacataatgactaaacgctgcttcaccatgtttcattctgactctagggactgaaagcagaccagtacctgttgacctcagaggtcgaggtggttcataaagtagtagcagatcagcaatgtactttgggcctaaaccattcagtgctttataaaccatcagcaggattttaaagtcgacacacccttgtacagtgtgtgtctatagagaaattagctattcagatcaAGCTGTTTTTCAAACCAGGCAGTAAATGGGTTAATTTCGGCTCTCTGAATGTTTGTGATTTCTGgagcttctgcagccagcctcaagtggacactcgagtaactgcagttttcaacacttccacattgacttcaCTTCTCAAGACTGGTGGCTGCCACTCGATACAGACTCTGCGTGCACAGAGGTTGACAAAGTGGTGACAGTGTGACGTGTTTTAGGTCACATGACGGACATCACGTCGTGTGATGTGACTGTCGTGCATGTACATGTGACTGTTAGTCAAACAGTGTATGGTTCAGCTGTAACTCCTACCCACGCAGAGATATTTGATTCGCATCTGTTGAAATGCTTTGATGCTCAGTGAACAGAAACTGCTTACCTCAAAGGGCTTTCTGCTTACAACCACAAAGCATCATGGGAcacagttgtaaaaaaaaactaactaacAGGAGAGTACAGTCAATATTATCTTTTACTCAGCTTtaaactttaactgattttagaCAGAGGCTGTGTTTACAGGGACAAACAGAGTCTAAATTAACCCATCATAGAGGGAAATGTCAGCTGGATTGAAGAACGTCAGCGCTGACACCAAACTGAGTttgttctcctcttttcctctgctcctctttagTACTGGCCTGTAGAAAGGATCCGTCCAGCTTGATATGGAAGAATTTGAAGAAGCAGCCATCGATGGAGTACGACTGTTATAATTAAGTGTCCACTAAATCAGAATTTTTGGTGAAGGATCTCTGGAAAGCTTCAAGAACACCTGGTGTGACGTCTTGTCATATCTATACTCACCTACAACTTGTGATGTCAGACTTGCCCAGTCCAACAGACTGGTCTGTGGCTCTACGATTTATAGAAGAttataaagataaagaaaagataaagattatttatttatacagtgaaaAAATAGTCCTTCTGATCCCACGGTCAGTAACGCTTCCACAGCAACAGATCTCCTCAGCCTGCTCGCAGGATGATTTaatattaaatttaacatttcagttcagggtccAGTTCAAACCCGGTCctgcttatttgttttaatccgtattaaagttaacatttccactgaaggcAACATTAGATGAGGTGAACAGTACATCTGCAGGaatattgatgttgacatttttttccctaacagagatggttggggtccagtagctcctcaggctgctctcacatctgtgttcactagctgtcattatttccccactctgaAGACccgcctgagaccacactaacgtttttaccacagtgtcaacaggcagaggggaaatgtgaTGGACTCCTCTCTGCATCCCTTTAGTTGTTGAGGATTAATCACCTTcattttggggttttgaccaatcaggatcaagtactAAACACAGCCAGAAAATAATCATTGTATCCGAGCGTGAGAGCCCTAGACATAAAAAATAGCTTACAATTTTAAGTAAAATACACCTTGAATGGATATGAAGTTCCAGTCTGTGTTTTACAGCTTAGTCACATGCATGACTGAAACATGATGAAGGTATTATTTTACACGTGACTGTTTTGTAAGACTGTctgcaacacagacacacacacacacacacacacacacacacacacacacagacacacacacatacacacacacacacggcttgACAGCTGAGATGGAAAAAGTGTTGACCTACATTCAGTCTGTCTGCTGAGCCGAACAAACAGGGCCTTTAAAGTTGCATTCGGTCTTATTTTGTTGAAGGTATCCATTGTTTGTGCAGTTTTCTGGCTGATATCAAACATGCTGAAGGAGCCagtttttagtttgtgttttcataaaAACGTTGAGACAACCTTCACACTGATTTACACACTGACTCACAAGCTAAACAAATGAAAGCCTCTAAATTATAATTAgcctcttttattctgaaggacaGAAGTGTTTACAAAGTTTAGTAGAATCAGGCTCTTATGCAGACAGGGTTTGCTACCTGAAtggtagttttacattttcatttgatcatacttttatttttatatctcCGCCTTTCATTCACTCTGAAGAGCTTTTACCTGTAAGGTGGTATGaaccccaccctgaaggtaatcGTCTGTCTCCGCAATAACACTGCCAACACAGTCCGAAGGTCACCTGTTCAGACTGAAGCAGGAACAGGTGAGCCGGGGTCACATGGCTGTCTGTCAGCACCTGCAACCTGATAGGCCGGAGCCACGAGGTGAAGTCATTGTATAGGCTGTCACGTAGCAACCAggtgagagaaggaggaggggagatgaagaaacagacagacatgaggaaaagagaagaagaaaacaagtcAATGAGGggcaagaggaggagaagacaggaGGAGCAGAAGATCTGAGGAgttaaagaagtaaagaaaggagGACTGATGGACTGAAAGAAGGAGTGttcagtgaaagaaagattggCAGAGCAATAACGAGAGACAGAAGGAGCTGTGCACTAAAGGATAGGAGGAAAAAcaggaaaagtaaaagaaagatcgGAGGGAGAAAAAGCAAGGCTGGAGGATTACAAACAACTGAATGGAGGACTAAACCAAGGCCTGGAGGAGTGAAGCACGGTGGAAGAAGGGGCCAAAGGAGGACTTAAAAAGAAGGGGGAAAAGGGTTAAATGAGTTAAAACAGGACTGTGGAAGAAGCAAATCAAAGCTtggagaaataaacatgagagagaagaggaggtaaAGAGTAAAAGGAGGACCGTACAAAAACAAGGCTAAAGGAGTAAAAAAACAAGGCTAAAGGAGGGTTTAAGGAgtaagaggagaaaagaaggagtGAACAtaggaggggaggaggtgaagaaggtTTTAAGAGATGGATAAAAGTGTGATTCGGTTCAGTCACTGTCAGAAGGAGATCTTCTGTTTCTCGGTCCCGGAGGAGTGTCCGAGCTGTGGGGAGGAACTGAAGGGGAGCAGACTGCAGGAGGCGCCGGTCAGCCTTCCTTCCCCCTTCACCAACGGACACAAGAGCTCCTGCTGCCTGCTGGTCGCACCTGCACACGACAACATCAACAGGTATTCAGTCACAGCCATGCTCAcacaaaacaggaaatgttCATTAGTATGCACACAACAGAGTAATATACAATGGTATACACACAAAAATTTGGGTTATCAAACACCAGGATACAAGTATACACACATGGACAAATATACAGGTATTAATGCAcacaacatatatatacacatattttAACACATAGGTATACACAcaacaaataacacacacaaaactggAACTGTGTAGATTAGTATGCACACAACAGATAAGTACGcaaaaatatacacacaaacatttggAGTAAGTGAATAACACAGGTATACACACATCAGTTAATTtaacacagaaatacaaacagagTGGATTAAACAGGTATACACACTACAGGTAAGATCATACATTCTCAATATTCTCAAAGCAGGTTACTACACAAAGGTATACACAGGAATAAACAGACAGTTACTCATGTACACAACAGGTAAATACAATATAGCTAACTACACAAAAGTatgcacacatgtacacacatacagatactTATGCATGTACACAACTGGTAAATGCACAAAGGTATACACACATTTATGTACAGACAGGTATACATGTACACAGCTGGTATATGCACATAGTTATACATAGATACACACAACAGTTGTATGTTCCTGGATATACACACATAGAAAGGTTGGACTGGGTATACAAAATGTATACACAACCTTTACTGTAGAGGTTtcctgcaggaaaaaaatgttggtatataaaaaaaaggtagACCTGCAAAGGTATACACTCACTTAcaaaaacaggtaaacaaacactaGTGTACACAAACAGCAGGGATACACACACCACTGGAAGCTACACATGGGTACAGACATAAAGGCTGATAAAAGGAACTCACAGGTactcacattaaaggtgaatATACACTGGTATACACACACAACAGGTAGACTCAAAGAAGGgggtgaacacacacatacaacagaTAGATACAGACAGGTACAGACGCTTAAAACTGGTAAACGCAGAAAGGTCTTTATTCCAGCTGCCAGCTGATACAcacaagtaaacacacacacacacacacacatacacacacacgcacacacgcacacagacagacagacacacacacacacacatacaacagaTATTGTCTGTAAGAGGAAACCTGTATACACCAGTTAAGACCAGATTACCCAGCTAAAATAAGGTTAACCAGTGTGTGTCGTGCTGTTCATTCCTCAGAGAGTTTGACGGGACATCAGAACTTCACACCGGTATCTCTAACACTACAGGTAAGACTCAAGGGTCAGATGTCAGGCTGTCTGGTTCCAACCAGGTTCCAACCTTAGCTTACTTTGTGTTTATTGCTAATTAGCGAAAGCAAGCATACTAACATGCTAAACTAAGATGTTAACATGCATGCTAGCACTGTTACTGTTGGAAAACTAGCAAGCTAACGCTCTAGCTTTTAAGATTTCTACCATGGGTGTCGGCTCTaagtatggtgtgtgtgtgtgtgtgtgtgtgtgtgtgtgtgtgtgtgtgtgtgtgtgcgcgtgtgcgtgtgtgcgtgtgtgtttaggGGTTGTGTATAACTACACTCTTGGTGGAGTTCGTAAAGAGCAATGCGGATGGGAGCGGTGCATTAGTGTTCCTCTGGTCCGCCCCGACATGTTTCACCTGCTAGCTCAGTGGGATCAGTACCTGGACCGCTTCTCTGATGGACCCATGTGGGACCCTGCCTGGCACAGGTACACCTCACACCAAACACAGTAAAGCATTATGCCTGGTGCTGATAAACATCACAGCTAGGATATGAAAAATTCATACCTGGTACAGATAGACCTCAAATCAAAACAGGAATACCATAGACTAGACAAAGGTACAGGTAACATCAAACAGGTATTAGACAAACCTAAGAATATGTATATGTAAGAAGTCTACATCATACCTGGCACAGGTCAGCTTCTGCCCAGACACACGTCCAGGTAATAATCAAACAGGTACATGCCACAACAACTCGCAGATATACTGCCCACTTGGCACAGGGACAGTACGTGCTATACATTGCAGGGTTACCCCTTACACCTGTAACAGGAAAACGTCACACCTGGCATCGTTACACATTAAACTTAGCACAGGTGCAACACCTCAGGCAGGTAAAGGGAAAATCTGGCACAGGAAAATTCTTACTTACTACTACCAACCTGTTTTTGTCtggtccacctgtctgtctctcctgccaaactcatctctctctctctctctctctctctctctctctctctctctctctctctctctctctctctctctctctctctctctctctctctctctctctctccttctctctcttggccacctgtctgtctctcaggttCCATGAGGAGGACCATAACTGCTTCAGTTTCTGTCTACAGTTTGTTAACAGCGTACTGGCAGCTGAGGGGCGGAGCTCCCTGACCAGAGAGACTTTCACTCAGAGCTTCATCCTGCCAAGGATGAGGAGGGTCtccaaatacaacacactgtacaatCACATCCAGAGACACCAATACTACTTGGTGGACAGACAAGAGGATGGACAGCGAGACTCACCAGTCACCACTTAAACCTTGTTCAGTGAGACAGCCCTTGGTCTGTTTGGATCAGTAAGGAGATTTAAATGAGTCTGATCTCAGGTACCACAGAATCTGGtaactttgttgttttattgtccTCTGTATGGCCCACCTTTGCTGACCACTGTTCCTATGATAACAGTCTGTGTTAGTTAATTAACCTTTCAAAACTCACGCTCCTTTTTTACTAGGGGCTCCACTCAAAGCTTGGCGCTCACACTACTGGTGTGTAAAAGGTTCAATATGGAAATGGGAAAGatccagatttaaaaacatttttttctctgtcctgGATCAGGAAATCAAgttactgtgaaactgagacccagcAGAGACAGATAGTGAAATTAAGACCCAGCAGACGcagttacagtgaaactgataCCCAGTAGAGACAGGTACAGTGAAACTGTGACCCAGCTGAGACAGAGTGAAACTGAGATTCAGTTGAGACAAATGCTAGTCTCAGTTTAACTGAGACCCAGATAGAGATATAGTAAAACTGACACTCAGTTAAGACAGATAAAGGGGAACTGAGACccagcagagacagatacagTGAAATTGAGATCCAGCGGAGACAGAtgcagtgaaactgagacccaacTGATACAGAGTGAAACTGAGATTCACTTGAGACAGATGGAAGTACAGTTAAACTGAGACTAGGCAAAGACAGATTGAGACTAAGCAGAGatatatacagtgaaactgagactcagttaATACAGATGGAGATACTAAAAAAAACTCAGCTAAGACAGATACAGGGAAACTCAGACCCAGCAGAGAtggatacagtgaaactgagacccagcAGAGAGTCTCAGGAGGATAAAactcaacaaacaacacaaaaaggaTTATTTAACTCAAAAGACTTTTAAATATTCTCAAATATAGATAAATGCCCTGTATGAACCTCCAAGTTACatactctgtccacaggggatATCAATATCTACACACACTGAAAGATTCTCACTGTTTTTTCAATAAATTTTGCTGGTTTCATTTTTGTGCAGCTTCTTGGTGAAATATTCTACAGttacaatattttttaaatatttcaaatacaCATCTACCTCATCTATCAAGTTTAGCTATTTAGCAATTCAAGAAAATAGTATTTAAATCATCATAATCATTTTCTCATGTTTAGTTTCTGTAATCCAGTCTAGATCCAGCACTCTGCTGAGATCAGGATGATTCTGATTTTTTGGATCAGTTATCTCAATTGTACCTAAAAGTTTGAAATAACACAAACTTGAGGATGTATCATGATACAAAACTAACATTTGATAACTTAatcttctctgattttattctttatgtGTGTTGAACTACCCACAAGTTTTGATCTGATCAGAAAACTTCTGAGGGACTGGGCCCCGGTGACACTCAGCCTTCCCTCCCCCGTTAActgcattttatttcattttgatgatAACTGTCTATTTACACTGTTAAGAGTTTATGATGAGTCCTGAATAGTGaatgtttcctctctgctctgtatcAATATAAAAGTATGAACTGCTCAGGGGCTACATCTCTAAATGTGAACTGGTTGTCTCACTCTTAAATCCCTTCTGTGCAGTTTTAATGTGTgacatccatagactgtatataaaatggagccaaaatatcccgttccagaaggcagatatctttttaattttctgcagccagagtctgcacagtaggaaatttgtgtgtttccaaatTCCAAATTTGTgtggtaacaagctccgccctacagcgttccgaggtcctacagagtttctctctacggcagctgtcaatcaaagcaaacctggatgtaaaaccctgttttttaacctctaataactaacgagaagtaaacttttcagaaaaaagaggccttgaacacaaaacagtcaaataataactacatatcactacagcatacggatgtgagaaacattcataccacgtgtatttattttttcagtttgaccgcagagtttttgacctatactgcagccaaccACCAGAGGGAagagtttttgtggcagcctcacttcgagccaagcaagatgacgtccattttatttacagtctgtggtgacATCACAGTTGTTTTTCTGTCGCTGCTTCAACGTTTGGGTCAAGTTTGAAATTAAATGTGCCCGCAGATGGTCTACCACTGAGGGGTGCTGCAGATTCATGTTGCTTGGGAACTATGAAAGAATGTGCCTCATCACTGATCTTTAGTATGTTAGGTGAATAGGCTCTAACTAACCCACAAACTATCATGAGAGTATTGTGCAGTGCCAGCtgcttgtttgtctgtttgtctgtttgtctgtttgtttgtttgtttgtttgtttgtttgttcgttGTCTGTTATCTTTTGGTTGGTTGATTTgtccatttgtttgtttgtttttttattattgcctAAATCTCCTGATCCACACTCCAGTCCAGTTGGTTGGGGTAATGCAACTCTAGGCTGATTTGCCAACCACCAttaaacaacaaagaagaagaggaagatggtGGAGGCGGAATTATAGATGGGTCCAACAGTTCTAGTCGGACACAGTTATTGTGACACCAGAGCGTCCGCCTGCAAAACAAACCCGACATGAggttttatgaatgaatgaaactgaGTTACTCAAACTGAGTTATAGACATACAGACTGTCTTTCATTAGACATGAAGCGATGAGCTAAACAGCTACGAGACTAAAGTTGTTACAAGCTAACGGAATCTCTCCGAAACATCAACACAGTCCAGGTAAAGGTGAGGACCCGGTCCCAGTCGGTCCCTGACAGGCGGAGACATGCAGGCGGAGTTCCGAGCTCCCCGGAGACGGACCCGGGTCTATGAGCAGTACGAGGCTCCGCTGCCGGTGAGCCGCAGCCCGGAGGAGAGGACTCATTTCAGGGCGGACCTCATCAACCAGAACGTGCTGGTCTGTCATCCGGACCACATCCACAAGATCCACAACCAGGTCCGAGTACATCCATGTTAGTGGAAAGGTATTACGTTTCTGGATAAGGACCGGGTTCATGACCAGTTCTAGTAAACAGGTTTTACACATTGAagaatttatttaaagaaatcgAAGCACCTTGACAATAATGTAGCCCAGATCTGACAAGCCTAAGTATCAGTACCTGATCTTGTGAGGTCGACATTAgactgaaaaaaaagtaaaattacttgtctttgtttataatgaTAAAATAGGGTTTACCATTCTTATACTGAGTTTTACAGAAGAGGATGgggggccactgaaaaaaaaatatagggatttatttttttatattttattctgaggttaaagtcagaattcttaaattaaagtcagaaattaGAGAAATTTTCAGAATTTCGGATGGCTGCTGAACACAATAAATGTATTATGGtgtaatttgatttttttacacctaaaactttttttatgttttgctcGTCCGCCCTCTAAATTCTATATTTTTTCAGCAGCTATAAACCTCTTCCACAGAGTCTCAATGAGTCTGTATTCTCTGGTATAATAAAGAGCTGATCTGTGAAGTCTAGGTAACAGAGTTCTGGATAAAGACTTAGTCTAATGTGGTATAGAGATGAAAAATAATAGTGAAATCAGCagttattttccttttaataaataaaataaatgttttatgaaTCTGAAAATTGTGTTTTAAGAAGTCTGCAGGTATTATCTTAGATAATCTAGTCCAGATCTGAAAAGTCTAGGTGTATTGGTTTTTAATCAAGACCTTATTTCCATAACTTCCTCCTAACAGAAGAATTAGAAACCAGGTGTGGGTTAATCACCTAAAACCAGGTGTAAGATAGAACCCACCATGTTaaactggacacatatataATCACATCCTTTATCTAATTCATGTcaacaatgtttaaaaaaaatccaaatctcATCCTTTGATTAGGTCACATCACATAGAATAAGGTCTGCAAGCTAATCCACATAATGTAACAGCCTGTCAATTAATCCATGACTGACTTCATCCCTGTCACGAGAAACCAGAACTGAGATATTTAAAACATCTTCTGAAATGATCCATCTATCTTAAAACCAGGTTCAGGTCCTTGGGTTTTTCCTCCCTGAGTTTGGTCTCTCAGGCTCAAgcgttttttttgtcttccttcAGGGTTATTTTGGTAAAGGCATCCTGTCCAGAGCGAGACCAGACCACAGCATCTCCGACCAATGGGAGCGTGAGTTTACAACAACACTGTGACATCATCGCCAGTCTGGCTCAATCAATGGTGTTTGCTGCAGTCAGCTGGTCTCTGTGTCTGTTACAGATCATGAAGGTGTGATGTTACCTGTCGTCACACCGTCCAGGTCAGTGacatcctccccctctccctccccctctccctctccctctccctctccctctccctctccctctccctccccctctccctctccctcacttattctctccttcttcacctcctctacttgctctcccctccctcccttcttcttctcctcctgcttcaggTATGAAGAGCTCCTCAGGTGGGCAGGTTCGACTCTCTCTGCTCAGGGATTGGATGAAGAAGCTGTCAGTCAAACCGTGCTCAGACTCTCTCAGCCTGTAGATATGGAGGACGTGAGGAGAGAGATGGGAGGAGGGGAGAATGGACAGAAGACCGAAGAGAAGAAAGGGGAGGAGCCAGGAGCAGAAGGTGGAGTCTGTTCGCCGATTAAAAGGCTGCTTGCGGAGTCAGAGGTGGAGCCGGAGCCCAAGAGAAGTTGCAGGTAGAGTCAGCTGATCTCTTTATTAATAccaatcattttattatttaggGGCTAGTTTAGGATGAGACTGCCCTGAACAGATTCAGGAACACACAAACTACTCAATTTGTGACGTCACAGATTGGTGATTCACTTTTAAAGAGCATAATTAAcgtaatacagtgacttcctgCTCTGTACGTTGATGCTGGGGATTTTCTCGTTGATATCTTTCCAAACTTTGCAGGGGTCAATAACATACGGCCAGATTTCACAATTTGTCACAATGACTTTAAAGCATGGCAACAGTCGAGGCGGCTTCTAGGGAGTTGGCCAATCCGAGGAAAGTGGGTCCTAAAGAGATATTACCTAAAATGAAGCTGCTACAGAGCTTTCAGAGGGACGATATGAAGCCTGAACATGAGCAGAATACCGCTTCTTTAAACATCTCCCATTCAATTTTGGTAGACTGTCT
This window contains:
- the LOC117816923 gene encoding MKRN2 opposite strand protein-like translates to MDKSVIRFSHCQKEIFCFSVPEECPSCGEELKGSRLQEAPVSLPSPFTNGHKSSCCLLVAPAHDNINREFDGTSELHTGISNTTGVVYNYTLGGVRKEQCGWERCISVPLVRPDMFHLLAQWDQYLDRFSDGPMWDPAWHRFHEEDHNCFSFCLQFVNSVLAAEGRSSLTRETFTQSFILPRMRRVSKYNTLYNHIQRHQYYLVDRQEDGQRDSPVTT